Proteins encoded by one window of Methanobacterium sp. CWC-01:
- a CDS encoding 2-oxoacid:ferredoxin oxidoreductase subunit beta, translating into MDQTRESRFMKYLRRDRLPNIFCAGCGNGIVMNTFFNGMEMAQISMEDVIMVSGIGCSSRIPGYVKCDSLHTTHGRPISFATGVKLANPDLNVVVFSGDGDAAAIGGNHLIHGARRNIDLTVICINNSIYGMTGGQISPTSPQGSYGSTAPYGSLENPFDLAKLVTAAGASYVARWTTAHPLQLSSAIKKGLKNKGFSFIEVVSQCPTYFGRKNRMRSPLDMMRWMKEESVVKRKADRMDESELIGKIIVGDFHRKAAPEFSERVCQLSSDQCPAEKPSAVRSAYHGDSSA; encoded by the coding sequence ATGGACCAAACCAGAGAAAGTCGGTTTATGAAATATTTAAGAAGGGATCGGTTGCCCAACATCTTCTGTGCCGGTTGTGGTAATGGCATAGTGATGAACACTTTCTTCAATGGCATGGAAATGGCACAGATCAGTATGGAGGATGTGATTATGGTCTCTGGAATCGGATGTTCTTCTCGAATACCTGGTTATGTGAAGTGTGATTCACTGCACACAACTCACGGCCGACCCATTTCATTTGCTACCGGAGTAAAGCTGGCCAATCCAGATTTGAATGTGGTGGTCTTTTCTGGAGATGGAGACGCCGCCGCCATTGGTGGGAATCATCTCATTCACGGGGCCCGCAGGAACATAGATCTCACGGTTATCTGTATCAACAACAGTATCTACGGGATGACCGGAGGACAGATAAGCCCCACCAGTCCCCAGGGGAGTTACGGGAGCACAGCGCCATATGGTTCTCTTGAAAATCCTTTCGATCTGGCTAAACTGGTCACCGCCGCCGGAGCGAGTTATGTGGCCCGCTGGACCACAGCCCATCCCCTGCAGCTTTCCAGTGCCATAAAAAAAGGCCTGAAAAACAAGGGTTTCTCCTTCATTGAGGTAGTTTCTCAGTGTCCCACCTATTTCGGACGGAAAAACAGGATGAGATCTCCCCTGGATATGATGCGGTGGATGAAGGAAGAAAGTGTGGTCAAGAGAAAAGCGGACCGAATGGATGAATCAGAACTGATAGGTAAGATAATTGTGGGAGACTTCCATAGAAAGGCGGCTCCTGAATTTTCCGAAAGGGTCTGTCAACTTTCAAGTGACCAATGTCCTGCCGAAAAACCATCGGCGGTTCGATCAGCATACCATGGTGATTCAAGTGCGTAA
- a CDS encoding 2-oxoacid:acceptor oxidoreductase subunit alpha, whose amino-acid sequence MKAENLFIPGNEACARGAVKAGCRFFAGYPITPSTEIAEDMSLFLPREGGTFIQMEDEISALGAVIGAVWGGLKGMTATSGPGFSLMQEHIGYAVMTETPLVIINMQRGSPSTGQPTMASQSDMMQARWGSHGDYEVIALSPSSVQECFDFTVEAFNLAEKYRVPVMVMSDEIVGHMREKITIPEMVKTTPRQMPSESPADFLPFQAAPDGTSAMPAFGDGYKLHITGLTHDKRGYPDASSPQAHSTLVKRLCDKILKHTDDIGRIKSCYTEDAEVVVLTYGAPARPGLKAVRMARQDGIKAGFIKLDTVWPFPENAILKSLKGVERVIVAEMNLGQIFYEVQRVLTGVDVEMASKIGGEMHLPEEILDLIESEASSGG is encoded by the coding sequence ATGAAAGCTGAAAATCTATTCATACCAGGCAACGAGGCCTGTGCCCGCGGAGCAGTTAAGGCTGGCTGTCGTTTTTTTGCCGGTTATCCCATCACACCCTCCACAGAAATAGCCGAAGATATGTCGCTATTTCTTCCCCGTGAAGGAGGAACGTTCATACAGATGGAAGATGAGATATCTGCCCTGGGAGCGGTGATAGGTGCAGTTTGGGGTGGTTTGAAGGGAATGACAGCCACCTCTGGGCCGGGTTTTTCTCTAATGCAGGAGCACATTGGCTACGCAGTGATGACTGAAACTCCCCTGGTTATAATAAATATGCAGAGAGGTTCCCCCTCTACTGGACAGCCCACCATGGCTTCTCAGAGTGATATGATGCAAGCCCGGTGGGGTTCACACGGAGACTACGAGGTCATTGCTTTATCCCCATCATCAGTCCAGGAATGCTTTGATTTTACAGTGGAAGCCTTTAATCTGGCCGAGAAATATCGGGTACCAGTAATGGTGATGAGTGATGAGATCGTGGGCCACATGCGGGAAAAGATCACCATCCCGGAAATGGTGAAGACTACACCCCGACAAATGCCATCAGAATCTCCGGCCGATTTCCTACCATTCCAGGCCGCCCCGGATGGAACCAGTGCTATGCCTGCCTTCGGTGATGGATATAAACTGCACATCACGGGACTCACCCATGATAAACGCGGATATCCAGATGCATCCAGTCCCCAGGCCCATTCCACCCTGGTTAAACGACTTTGTGATAAGATCCTGAAACACACCGATGATATTGGTCGTATAAAAAGTTGTTATACTGAGGACGCCGAGGTGGTGGTCTTAACATACGGAGCCCCGGCCAGGCCTGGTTTAAAGGCGGTGAGAATGGCCCGTCAAGATGGAATTAAAGCTGGTTTCATAAAACTGGACACAGTGTGGCCCTTCCCTGAGAATGCCATTTTGAAGAGTTTAAAAGGGGTGGAAAGGGTGATAGTGGCCGAGATGAATTTGGGCCAGATATTTTACGAAGTACAAAGGGTTTTAACGGGAGTGGATGTGGAAATGGCTTCAAAGATTGGTGGAGAGATGCATCTTCCTGAAGAAATCCTTGATCTCATAGAATCAGAAGCAAGTTCGGGAGGCTAG
- a CDS encoding ferredoxin family protein → MITIDKNLCKGCNICTEFCPHQVYEESGTLNKKGVHVPNPEHEERCTKCQVCSLLCPDQAIKVDEEDES, encoded by the coding sequence ATGATTACCATAGACAAGAATTTGTGCAAGGGGTGCAACATCTGCACCGAATTCTGTCCTCATCAAGTTTACGAGGAATCAGGAACCCTGAACAAGAAGGGGGTGCATGTCCCCAACCCAGAACATGAAGAACGATGTACCAAGTGTCAGGTTTGCTCATTGCTGTGTCCTGATCAGGCAATAAAGGTGGATGAAGAGGATGAAAGCTGA
- a CDS encoding dihydroneopterin aldolase family protein, with translation MCSGKDEKYFKNISQRERAIFEGAITMGALFHQFIGAPVSEESAKVLERAIKESMELQPCIDSVEVKIDFGDSGLENEYAYVSLTGEMLDVKVVSTYQGVGAVIRMRYVEELNYPLMYVERAG, from the coding sequence ATGTGTAGTGGAAAGGATGAAAAATATTTCAAAAACATTTCCCAACGGGAGCGGGCCATATTTGAAGGGGCCATAACTATGGGGGCCCTTTTCCACCAGTTCATAGGAGCTCCGGTCAGTGAAGAAAGTGCCAAAGTCCTGGAACGGGCCATAAAAGAATCCATGGAACTTCAACCCTGCATCGATTCAGTGGAAGTGAAAATTGATTTTGGAGATTCTGGGCTTGAAAATGAATACGCCTATGTTTCACTTACGGGGGAGATGTTGGACGTAAAGGTGGTGTCCACTTACCAGGGTGTAGGGGCTGTTATCCGGATGCGTTACGTGGAAGAACTTAACTATCCTTTAATGTACGTTGAAAGAGCTGGTTAG
- a CDS encoding class E sortase, which translates to MKVSTLLVIAGMIIISLYFLVEVNYYSGVDDSVKNSSDTPFLLIPAIGIEQSINNKSVDYGVYHEPQSAQPGSGTVVLFGHRTLHGSPFLKLDQLKTGDNVTLAWYGVGNVEYRVINSNIVSEDYRLSVEQGDVLFLITCYPLGSTKQRLVIKAQQEHIYPYQAPGDTPENSQKYYAVALIVGFFAAGMILSFFYPIQEERYILTLVTVALTMFLVMGYLFPIPAVGVEYQISNLSNYLGV; encoded by the coding sequence ATGAAAGTCTCTACTCTTCTGGTAATCGCCGGGATGATTATCATCTCCCTTTACTTTTTAGTGGAAGTAAATTACTATTCTGGGGTAGATGATAGTGTAAAGAACAGTTCTGACACTCCCTTCCTACTAATACCCGCCATTGGGATAGAACAGAGCATTAACAACAAGTCCGTTGATTATGGGGTGTACCATGAACCCCAGTCCGCCCAGCCAGGCAGCGGAACTGTGGTCTTATTTGGCCACAGAACCCTTCACGGCTCCCCTTTTTTGAAACTGGACCAGCTAAAAACGGGGGATAATGTAACATTGGCCTGGTATGGGGTGGGCAATGTGGAGTATCGGGTGATAAATTCCAACATTGTATCGGAGGATTACCGTCTTTCCGTTGAACAGGGTGATGTTCTGTTTTTAATTACTTGTTATCCCCTGGGTTCCACCAAGCAAAGGCTGGTGATCAAGGCCCAGCAGGAACATATATATCCCTACCAGGCGCCGGGAGATACGCCTGAGAACTCCCAGAAATATTATGCCGTGGCCTTAATCGTGGGATTCTTCGCTGCCGGGATGATCTTAAGTTTCTTCTACCCGATTCAGGAGGAACGTTACATCCTGACCCTGGTCACCGTGGCCTTGACTATGTTTCTAGTGATGGGTTACCTGTTCCCCATTCCAGCGGTGGGTGTAGAATATCAAATTTCTAACCTCAGTAACTATTTGGGTGTGTAA
- a CDS encoding DUF515 domain-containing protein, producing MLDKILGKKDKDKKDVPDLRKEDTKSDPNIGGRIKGVVSKATDKSKEKVSPNDNGLKKPESNDSKKEAVSKKMPRPIPKPRRKPDEKPKLKPPKQPKKKTGGLSSGFGRKGSDDDQRTLVGAAVFSIILIVLVGAGYYFLVYQPYQETLGSAKQTKLNEVNAYFKGPLALDPQKQTLTAEIESAETPEQALAVDVMTPATAAWREYQTQEINAQKDPYERVMITYSAAGQKNLIMKVADAQTIVNEADASVLANMVIETPDTVAVPIIITRLQAAGGLVNVGDSVDVYLRTTTTNETNQTAAQTTNTTSPSISGATVLAILRAVDSGTVDANLKNAQEVAINQVTMGNSRTTSTSTDVEQLLRAAASGTWDDSTVSSTLSSYGWKLSDFERSSNLGELDVKYLVLLEVPRENALFLMQNQDSVALTVSTQKAPQWMIKELTSIYG from the coding sequence ATGTTAGATAAAATCTTGGGAAAAAAGGATAAGGATAAGAAAGATGTCCCCGATCTTCGCAAGGAAGATACTAAATCTGACCCGAACATCGGCGGACGTATTAAGGGTGTGGTATCTAAGGCCACAGATAAGTCTAAGGAGAAGGTTTCTCCTAATGATAACGGTCTTAAAAAGCCAGAAAGCAATGATTCAAAGAAAGAAGCGGTTTCTAAGAAAATGCCCAGGCCCATACCTAAACCACGCCGAAAACCGGATGAAAAACCTAAATTAAAGCCACCAAAGCAGCCAAAGAAGAAAACCGGCGGTTTGAGTAGCGGATTCGGGAGAAAAGGGTCTGATGATGATCAAAGAACTCTGGTTGGTGCGGCGGTATTTAGTATTATTTTGATAGTTTTGGTAGGTGCAGGTTATTACTTTTTGGTGTATCAACCATATCAGGAAACCCTGGGTTCAGCTAAGCAGACTAAACTAAATGAAGTCAACGCTTACTTTAAAGGACCTCTGGCTTTAGACCCTCAAAAACAGACTTTAACCGCAGAAATAGAAAGTGCTGAGACACCAGAGCAAGCTTTAGCTGTCGATGTTATGACACCCGCTACCGCTGCCTGGAGAGAATATCAGACGCAGGAGATAAATGCCCAGAAGGATCCCTATGAACGGGTAATGATAACCTACTCTGCTGCTGGTCAGAAAAACCTGATAATGAAAGTTGCCGACGCACAAACCATTGTCAACGAAGCTGATGCCAGTGTCCTGGCCAATATGGTTATTGAAACCCCCGATACAGTGGCAGTACCCATCATCATCACCCGACTGCAAGCTGCCGGTGGTCTGGTAAATGTAGGTGACAGCGTGGATGTATATCTGCGTACAACCACTACCAACGAAACCAACCAGACAGCTGCCCAAACCACCAACACCACTTCACCTAGCATCAGTGGAGCAACGGTTCTTGCCATTCTCCGAGCAGTGGACAGTGGAACGGTGGATGCTAATTTAAAGAATGCGCAGGAAGTTGCCATAAATCAGGTGACCATGGGCAATTCTCGCACCACATCTACCTCTACCGATGTTGAACAACTTCTAAGAGCCGCTGCTTCCGGTACCTGGGATGATTCTACGGTATCATCTACCCTGAGTTCTTATGGTTGGAAGTTATCTGACTTCGAGCGATCATCTAACCTGGGAGAATTAGATGTTAAATATCTGGTCTTACTGGAAGTTCCACGCGAAAATGCTCTGTTCCTGATGCAAAATCAGGACAGTGTTGCCCTGACGGTGTCTACTCAGAAAGCTCCACAATGGATGATTAAAGAGTTAACATCTATATATGGATAA
- a CDS encoding archaetidylserine synthase, whose product MHIRDYLAAPDLLSLLNASAGFLSILMLLNGNYIFSAQLMLLAVIFDSLDGWVARKTKRDDQFGFGKNMDSLSDVISFGVAPGMFLCVASSSMFLPYINIVVGLLILICGILRLSRFNVLTNDNDIIARDKFVGLPIPTTAMVLGSFYLSGIFSANLALLIMVVIAVLMISTIEYPKFKGIKFVVIGGLLIIASCLPQGIMSLIAYLPAKLLLVFTSIYVIIVPLMELYGKLLRSGPHVR is encoded by the coding sequence ATGCATATTAGGGACTATTTGGCTGCACCAGATTTACTATCGCTCTTAAATGCATCAGCCGGATTTTTATCAATTTTAATGCTTTTAAATGGTAATTATATATTTTCAGCTCAATTGATGCTCTTAGCTGTAATATTCGATTCCCTTGATGGATGGGTGGCCAGGAAGACAAAACGCGATGATCAATTTGGATTTGGAAAAAATATGGATTCACTTTCTGATGTAATTTCATTTGGTGTAGCTCCGGGAATGTTTTTATGTGTTGCCTCTTCAAGCATGTTTTTACCATACATTAATATAGTAGTAGGGCTGTTAATTCTTATATGTGGGATATTACGACTTTCCAGGTTCAACGTACTCACTAATGACAACGATATAATTGCAAGGGATAAATTCGTGGGACTTCCCATTCCAACTACTGCCATGGTGTTGGGATCCTTTTATCTCTCAGGAATTTTCAGTGCAAACCTGGCACTCCTCATCATGGTGGTGATAGCGGTACTTATGATAAGCACCATTGAGTATCCAAAATTTAAAGGTATCAAGTTCGTGGTGATAGGCGGTTTGTTGATCATTGCTTCATGTTTGCCTCAGGGAATTATGTCCTTAATTGCCTATCTTCCCGCAAAGCTTTTATTAGTCTTCACATCAATATATGTAATAATAGTGCCTCTAATGGAATTATACGGCAAACTTCTAAGAAGTGGTCCACATGTTAGATAA
- a CDS encoding phosphatidylserine decarboxylase — protein MFAKGTLKKVGILLTLAVLPLFFGYSILTFLILTAVAFILQFFRDPSRKTPVDHGLLVAPADGRIFNGKIDTIKTVHYDDPMMKYILKKDQSGILVSTFMSAFDVHVNRVPISGRVVKTKYYPGKFKIASGSLCTENEKNLIVIDSEYGKLGVVQIAGFVARRIVQYVDVGDWVESGDRLGMIKFGSRVDLILPADNSEILVHEGEKPKAGETIVARMF, from the coding sequence ATGTTTGCAAAAGGAACTTTAAAAAAGGTAGGTATTTTATTAACTCTGGCTGTTCTGCCTTTATTTTTTGGATACTCTATCCTGACTTTTCTTATCCTAACTGCAGTTGCATTTATTTTACAATTTTTCCGTGATCCCTCTCGAAAAACACCGGTCGATCATGGCTTGTTGGTTGCTCCAGCCGATGGAAGAATTTTCAATGGAAAAATTGATACCATTAAAACCGTTCACTATGATGATCCCATGATGAAATACATATTAAAAAAGGATCAAAGCGGTATACTGGTAAGTACTTTCATGTCTGCCTTCGATGTACATGTTAACCGTGTTCCCATCTCTGGCAGGGTAGTGAAAACCAAATATTATCCTGGTAAATTTAAGATAGCATCTGGAAGTCTTTGCACAGAAAATGAAAAGAATTTAATAGTAATAGATTCAGAATATGGAAAATTAGGAGTAGTTCAAATAGCAGGCTTCGTAGCTAGACGTATTGTGCAGTATGTTGATGTTGGGGATTGGGTTGAATCTGGAGATCGATTGGGAATGATAAAATTCGGATCGAGGGTAGATTTGATACTCCCTGCAGACAATTCAGAAATCCTGGTTCATGAAGGTGAAAAACCAAAAGCAGGAGAAACCATTGTTGCTAGAATGTTTTAA
- a CDS encoding rod shape-determining protein, with translation MFDFLKNKDEDEDAKKQPLSNTLGIDLGTLNTVVAKPSGDKFDLYKIPSVVAVKKDEPTFVLAVGDEAKAMLGRTPEDIIAVRPLRKGVIESIAQAESLLVYAMNQGSGESPESIDRIVIGIPGDASEVEKKAVEDIGTKAGANYVLVISEGLSAAIGAGLPIAEASGTMVIDLGAGSSDIVVISLGGITDIETIRSGGDDVDTNIVERVKELFKVEIGIHEAEKAKIEVGMVHCNSEMEPLTTTVIGKSMETNKPEKVEIDSKLVADAAEPIIIQLIGALSRVLERMSPELISGVYNKTIVVGGTSQLYGLKERIYEEVGVPVEISDDPMTVVAKGAAIVAAEPRALEPEVRLKAMK, from the coding sequence ATGTTCGATTTTTTAAAAAATAAGGATGAAGATGAAGATGCTAAGAAGCAACCCCTATCTAATACTCTGGGTATCGATTTAGGGACTCTTAACACCGTAGTAGCGAAGCCTTCCGGAGATAAATTCGATTTATACAAAATTCCATCTGTAGTAGCGGTTAAAAAGGATGAACCAACTTTCGTACTGGCAGTGGGAGATGAAGCCAAAGCAATGTTAGGCAGGACTCCAGAAGATATTATAGCCGTTCGTCCACTGCGAAAAGGTGTAATAGAAAGTATTGCCCAGGCGGAATCACTCCTGGTCTACGCCATGAACCAGGGATCAGGAGAGAGCCCGGAAAGTATTGATAGGATTGTTATTGGTATTCCCGGTGATGCATCGGAAGTGGAAAAAAAGGCGGTGGAAGATATTGGAACCAAAGCAGGGGCCAATTATGTTCTGGTAATAAGCGAAGGACTATCCGCAGCCATCGGCGCTGGTCTGCCCATAGCCGAAGCCTCGGGTACCATGGTTATTGATCTGGGGGCAGGTTCCAGTGATATCGTGGTTATTTCACTGGGAGGAATCACCGACATCGAAACTATCCGCAGTGGTGGGGACGATGTGGATACCAACATTGTGGAAAGAGTAAAAGAGCTTTTCAAAGTGGAAATTGGAATACACGAGGCAGAAAAGGCCAAGATTGAAGTGGGAATGGTGCACTGTAATTCAGAAATGGAACCATTGACCACCACCGTCATTGGAAAGTCCATGGAAACCAACAAACCGGAAAAGGTTGAAATAGACTCTAAACTGGTAGCCGACGCTGCTGAACCCATTATCATACAATTAATTGGTGCATTGTCCCGTGTGTTGGAGAGAATGTCTCCCGAACTAATTTCCGGTGTCTACAACAAAACCATTGTAGTAGGCGGTACTTCCCAACTGTACGGACTGAAAGAAAGGATTTACGAGGAAGTGGGTGTTCCGGTGGAAATTTCAGATGACCCCATGACTGTGGTGGCCAAGGGAGCAGCCATCGTGGCAGCCGAACCCCGGGCCCTTGAACCGGAAGTAAGATTGAAAGCAATGAAATAG
- the rnhB gene encoding ribonuclease HII, protein MKLLGIDEAGRGSVIGPLVLCGVAIEKDRVRFLDRLGLKDSKKVAPKKRVVLSRKIKKIAECHLVKITAQDIDLLRSRDVNLNQIEKIGMNQIISAAKPHTCLVDSMDVIPERLTRELEEVNPGIKVIAEHKADERYPIVAASSIVAKVERDLEIHRIRNEYHDIGSGYPSDPRTIKFLNETSYQDLPDFVRRSWATVEKLRGTN, encoded by the coding sequence ATGAAACTACTTGGAATAGATGAAGCAGGGCGGGGGTCAGTTATAGGGCCCCTGGTACTGTGTGGAGTTGCCATAGAGAAGGATAGGGTGCGATTTCTGGATAGATTAGGCCTTAAAGACTCCAAAAAGGTTGCTCCCAAAAAAAGGGTGGTCTTATCCCGGAAGATAAAAAAAATTGCAGAATGTCACTTGGTTAAAATAACTGCTCAGGACATTGATTTACTACGTTCCCGGGATGTGAATCTGAATCAAATCGAAAAGATCGGTATGAACCAGATAATCAGTGCTGCGAAGCCCCACACCTGCCTGGTTGATTCCATGGATGTTATCCCAGAACGATTAACCAGGGAACTGGAAGAAGTTAATCCGGGCATAAAGGTAATTGCCGAACATAAAGCAGACGAAAGATATCCTATCGTTGCCGCATCTTCCATTGTAGCCAAGGTAGAAAGGGACCTGGAAATTCACAGGATCCGTAATGAATACCATGATATTGGGTCTGGTTATCCCAGCGACCCCCGCACCATAAAATTTCTCAACGAAACATCTTACCAGGATCTGCCGGACTTTGTTCGACGTTCCTGGGCCACGGTGGAAAAACTGAGGGGAACAAATTGA
- a CDS encoding MotA/TolQ/ExbB proton channel family protein, whose translation MFKSGGIITYIITIIGIYGVFYSLEKIYYLRKISRVELPQIMSVVNESMEKGGSLEALREIGRFQNPISRIVAEALKIGYRNKSEVEDAMERVFIVEMSRMTKGLDTIRTITEIAPLLGLIGTVIGMWYTFKALGVDANPTAMAEGIYIALITTIAGLAVAIIILPLYSYINSGIEGEIDKIEIAKKMTNWSTAEMLIAVHDEVDCSIDALNDADGVLDVKAVYNNPQANIWVSINPHMLEKSIGNIIKERCKEDAHIVESKLKQ comes from the coding sequence ATGTTCAAAAGCGGGGGGATAATAACCTACATAATTACCATCATAGGCATTTATGGTGTTTTTTATTCTTTGGAGAAGATCTATTACCTACGTAAGATTTCCCGGGTAGAACTCCCTCAAATAATGAGTGTGGTTAACGAGTCAATGGAAAAGGGCGGATCCCTGGAAGCTCTGCGAGAAATTGGACGATTTCAGAATCCTATCTCACGTATCGTAGCCGAAGCATTGAAAATTGGCTACCGAAACAAGAGTGAGGTTGAAGATGCCATGGAACGTGTTTTCATTGTGGAAATGAGTCGCATGACCAAGGGTTTGGACACCATACGCACCATTACCGAGATAGCTCCTCTTCTGGGCCTGATTGGTACGGTAATTGGAATGTGGTATACGTTTAAGGCTTTGGGAGTGGATGCTAATCCCACCGCCATGGCGGAAGGTATATATATCGCGCTGATTACCACCATCGCCGGTTTAGCTGTGGCTATTATAATTTTACCCCTCTATTCTTACATCAACAGTGGAATTGAAGGCGAAATTGACAAAATAGAAATTGCCAAGAAGATGACCAACTGGAGCACGGCAGAAATGCTTATTGCAGTTCATGACGAAGTTGATTGTTCAATAGATGCTTTGAACGATGCAGATGGTGTTTTAGACGTTAAAGCTGTTTATAATAATCCCCAAGCTAATATTTGGGTTTCTATAAATCCACACATGCTGGAAAAAAGTATTGGAAACATCATCAAAGAAAGGTGCAAGGAAGATGCCCACATTGTGGAGAGTAAGTTAAAACAGTGA
- a CDS encoding ExbD/TolR family protein → MTIDTRAYKNKLRSKQARISLVPLIDVIFTILIFLMVTSSFQAVSDSAGGKPEVSDTSGSEYYLIPMSGLHTVTVNGVNMSSYIRNSAIAVHTNVIDQGEITIKPKEGLITIVTPPGMSPEEAVSTQQ, encoded by the coding sequence ATGACCATTGATACTCGTGCTTATAAGAACAAGCTGCGCTCCAAGCAAGCCCGGATTAGTTTAGTTCCCCTAATAGATGTTATTTTTACAATTCTGATATTTTTAATGGTAACCAGTAGTTTCCAAGCAGTTTCAGATTCTGCTGGGGGTAAGCCCGAAGTTTCCGATACCAGTGGATCGGAGTACTATTTGATACCCATGTCCGGTCTGCACACCGTTACCGTGAACGGAGTCAACATGTCCAGTTACATTCGTAACAGTGCCATCGCAGTGCATACCAATGTTATAGACCAGGGGGAAATAACTATTAAGCCTAAAGAGGGCCTTATTACCATAGTTACGCCGCCAGGGATGTCTCCGGAAGAAGCGGTAAGCACCCAACAATAA
- a CDS encoding IMP cyclohydrolase, which translates to MYLGRILAVGSNEEGSFVAYRVSSRSFPNRMTKSFPESVAVVPKEGFEQDIYKSPYIAYNCIRIVDDVAVVSNGSHTDVIAEKIASGMTIRDALALSLLTMDYEKDDFQTPRIAGASTMKGVSFIGIVTADKVIVDKVPEGEASYIATYEHTYPQKVGFEAANSSEAAAFIMDKGKFSEFTNPVTSAAAFGSEKWEISSI; encoded by the coding sequence TTGTATCTAGGAAGAATATTAGCTGTTGGAAGTAATGAAGAAGGAAGTTTCGTGGCCTATAGAGTTTCAAGCCGTTCTTTTCCTAACCGGATGACCAAATCCTTCCCGGAAAGCGTGGCTGTGGTTCCTAAAGAAGGATTCGAACAGGACATTTATAAAAGCCCCTACATCGCCTACAACTGTATCAGAATCGTGGATGACGTAGCGGTGGTTTCCAATGGTTCCCACACCGATGTTATTGCCGAAAAGATCGCCAGTGGTATGACCATCAGGGACGCCCTGGCCCTGTCACTATTAACCATGGACTACGAGAAGGATGATTTCCAAACACCAAGAATAGCCGGAGCATCCACCATGAAGGGTGTATCATTTATAGGCATAGTTACTGCCGATAAAGTAATTGTGGATAAGGTTCCAGAGGGAGAAGCAAGTTACATAGCTACCTATGAGCACACTTACCCCCAGAAAGTGGGCTTTGAAGCAGCTAACTCCTCTGAAGCGGCGGCATTCATCATGGATAAGGGTAAGTTTTCTGAATTCACCAACCCCGTGACTTCAGCCGCAGCCTTTGGAAGTGAAAAGTGGGAAATAAGTTCCATCTGA
- a CDS encoding coenzyme F420-0:L-glutamate ligase: MEIKLIGLPGIPLLKEGDDLGEIILESSENMDLPIEHGDVLVIAETAVAKIEGNTIDLNSVNPREEAFEIALATGKDPKLVEAIINESKEIIKVGPDFIISETKHGFVCANAGIDESNIELGLAKPIPSEPDVSASRIRDKIESFTGKKVAVVISDTQGRAFREGAIGVAIGISGMEPLWDRRGETDLYGRELQTTNIAVADELASAASIVMGQAHEGLPVVLIRGVGYFDYLQSDSSGAKSLIRPKKFDVFRK; encoded by the coding sequence ATGGAAATCAAGTTAATAGGCCTTCCTGGAATTCCCCTCCTGAAGGAAGGGGATGACCTGGGCGAAATCATACTGGAGTCATCTGAAAATATGGATTTGCCCATTGAGCATGGAGACGTGCTGGTGATAGCAGAAACTGCTGTGGCCAAAATAGAAGGAAATACCATCGATTTAAATTCAGTTAATCCCAGGGAAGAGGCGTTTGAAATAGCACTCGCTACTGGGAAGGATCCTAAACTGGTGGAAGCCATAATCAATGAATCAAAGGAGATCATAAAAGTAGGTCCTGATTTCATTATCTCCGAAACCAAACATGGATTTGTGTGTGCTAATGCCGGGATAGACGAATCTAATATCGAGTTAGGACTAGCTAAACCTATACCTTCCGAACCGGATGTTAGTGCATCCCGAATCAGAGATAAAATTGAATCTTTCACTGGTAAAAAGGTGGCAGTGGTGATTTCGGACACTCAAGGCAGAGCATTTAGAGAAGGCGCCATCGGCGTGGCCATAGGAATTTCTGGAATGGAACCACTGTGGGATCGGCGTGGTGAAACGGATCTTTACGGCCGTGAACTTCAAACCACCAACATAGCAGTTGCCGATGAACTGGCATCGGCAGCATCAATAGTTATGGGTCAAGCCCACGAAGGGCTTCCAGTAGTTCTAATAAGAGGCGTTGGCTACTTTGATTATCTGCAAAGCGATTCATCAGGGGCCAAGTCTCTCATACGACCCAAAAAATTTGATGTTTTTCGAAAGTAG